A DNA window from Thermus islandicus DSM 21543 contains the following coding sequences:
- a CDS encoding RecQ family ATP-dependent DNA helicase, whose protein sequence is MAVLPRIHEGVFYWAYRILGPEFKGPTIEDPLGVLPIPLKTALLQAVGKRFGLEFDLAEALLTRPPNEGRSYAYATHWWPSEEGLKELLYERISRASLSDWEFVPVETLDDFVRKHRLQGKEHYAEVLFLKEVYLPLFGSEGLALLLPQVGFLDEEGGERRADFILFGQRPYAIEIEGKSYHERPDRFAREKSRQRSLTLRGVAYFPIAYDDIRSGKAREALIRLAESDPVLGGYLRKGGVGLSRGPAYSPLHWLVDFPVRYPIALKGAFARLLKAVREGERSVQIVDPESSTPLVEAAFADAYFTLLNVGRLAGVDLPLPEVRVYRLDVDSVSRAFRDLLPLWVGRIEGFSVVDGVPEEGALDVFSWDRIASLTREADAFQAEYEEERGSWTPPFVGTASSALVLDFFARKFFPVPELKEAQLRLLQRALRGESGLALLPTGYGKSLIFQLYSFLVPGVNIVISPLRALMRDQVYNLQRIGVTAVTSISSDDEAAAKESKTKTLLEGRYRLVYLSPERIRIKGFVEEFRRELGNLPVSAVTVDEAHCVSEWGHDFRPAYLHIRGFYEEIQAVSPRKLPLIALTATASPPVRRDILRVLGLPEGAVEQLASSDRPNLSFSVHPAPLGLNQKRNLLRNLLTEILPRTLGVPRKELIGRPKQSSYPHAGVIFAIYADPRGQKTFEEGVHAIRSFLLKEGLASGDQVHVYASKKPAVCPSCGSSEWFADRGKNTCRSCGSSFVKPKIIFDWEDRVREVQDRFQENRFPLLVATKGYGMGVDKRNIRYIIHHAMSSGLEGYYQEAGRAGRDGRHAHVALILTPPTRSCLEQHVLGGDGIPPCLPNGRFRSCSYGLTLPCDYARQVEFLQGSYPGVEESLQRAMNVAERIYHASQGGPDGQRFVEVEGHEEELTSFEYALVRLMQIGFLEAYTVEYLSQRRLRFWFPPPKISRRTFEERLRAFLAETRLGVEVMEKRLEPLRRASAGNPLDPVEKALRILLERVYETVYPMRIQMLRNLIEYALSTERNRCRRLVLRSIFDDQLPPDDYRCGFCDVCEPSLAFPVPGALVPPREAEPEEIVRRLSSFFQSWSEEEADLLLSAAGERGLSQAVMLRSEYYLEREGTSLGAFFLAGALKGREDPAQGALYLKRGTSEALKQGLSVDEIGPFLAELGRLGPEHLGSVLLAHSPLGGYRERKQVYEEVGKRLGYDDPAARLTASLASLELLSELTEWVEREGASSQLRSIKERFEASLQG, encoded by the coding sequence ATGGCGGTCTTGCCAAGGATCCACGAAGGGGTTTTCTACTGGGCTTATCGGATCCTGGGGCCGGAGTTTAAAGGCCCCACGATTGAGGATCCCCTTGGGGTTCTTCCCATTCCTCTCAAGACGGCCCTCCTTCAAGCGGTAGGGAAGCGGTTTGGGTTAGAGTTCGATCTTGCAGAAGCTCTCCTTACTCGGCCCCCAAACGAGGGGCGCTCTTACGCTTATGCCACCCATTGGTGGCCCTCAGAGGAAGGACTCAAAGAGCTCCTTTATGAGCGCATATCTCGGGCTTCTTTGAGCGACTGGGAGTTCGTTCCCGTCGAAACGTTAGACGACTTCGTGCGCAAGCACCGTCTTCAAGGGAAGGAGCACTATGCCGAGGTGCTCTTCCTAAAAGAGGTTTACCTTCCCCTCTTTGGTAGCGAGGGGCTTGCCCTCTTGTTGCCCCAGGTGGGCTTCTTGGACGAGGAGGGGGGAGAGCGCAGGGCTGACTTCATCCTCTTCGGTCAAAGGCCGTACGCCATAGAGATCGAAGGCAAGAGCTACCACGAGCGCCCGGACCGCTTTGCGCGAGAAAAAAGCCGTCAGCGGTCGCTTACGCTCCGGGGAGTCGCGTATTTTCCCATCGCCTACGACGACATCCGCTCGGGAAAGGCCCGTGAAGCCCTGATAAGGCTTGCCGAGAGCGACCCAGTCCTGGGGGGCTACCTGAGGAAAGGTGGGGTGGGGCTTTCCAGGGGGCCCGCTTATTCGCCCCTCCACTGGCTTGTGGACTTTCCGGTGCGGTACCCCATCGCCCTGAAAGGGGCCTTTGCGCGCCTCTTAAAGGCGGTCAGGGAGGGCGAACGTTCCGTCCAAATTGTGGACCCAGAGTCATCCACCCCCTTGGTGGAGGCGGCCTTCGCCGATGCTTACTTCACGCTTTTGAACGTGGGCCGGCTTGCCGGGGTTGACCTCCCCTTACCGGAAGTTCGCGTTTATCGGCTAGACGTGGATAGCGTTTCAAGGGCCTTCCGGGATCTCCTGCCGCTTTGGGTTGGGCGGATTGAGGGCTTTTCAGTTGTCGACGGAGTTCCTGAAGAAGGGGCTCTTGACGTTTTCTCTTGGGACCGTATCGCTTCCCTAACGCGCGAGGCCGACGCTTTCCAAGCAGAATACGAAGAGGAACGAGGATCTTGGACTCCTCCCTTTGTCGGGACGGCATCTTCTGCCCTCGTTCTGGACTTCTTCGCCCGGAAGTTTTTCCCGGTGCCAGAGCTCAAGGAAGCCCAACTTCGTCTTTTGCAACGGGCGCTACGGGGAGAAAGCGGCCTTGCCCTGTTGCCCACGGGCTATGGTAAGTCTCTTATTTTCCAGCTTTACTCCTTCCTCGTCCCGGGGGTGAACATCGTCATCTCTCCTCTTCGGGCCCTGATGCGGGATCAGGTGTACAACCTTCAGCGGATCGGCGTCACAGCGGTCACCTCGATTTCCAGCGACGACGAGGCCGCGGCCAAAGAGAGCAAGACCAAGACTTTGTTGGAAGGGCGCTACCGCCTTGTGTACCTTTCCCCGGAGCGGATCCGCATCAAGGGGTTCGTTGAGGAATTCCGAAGGGAACTGGGAAACCTTCCTGTCTCGGCGGTAACTGTAGACGAGGCGCACTGCGTCTCCGAGTGGGGGCATGACTTCCGGCCCGCCTATCTCCATATCCGTGGCTTTTACGAGGAGATCCAGGCGGTTTCGCCGAGGAAGCTACCCCTGATCGCGCTTACGGCTACGGCCTCTCCTCCCGTTCGAAGGGACATCCTGAGGGTTCTGGGGCTCCCCGAGGGGGCTGTGGAGCAACTCGCCAGTAGCGATCGTCCCAACCTGAGTTTCTCTGTCCATCCCGCTCCTCTCGGACTGAACCAAAAGAGGAACCTTCTTAGAAACCTCTTGACCGAGATCCTTCCACGGACGCTGGGCGTGCCACGGAAGGAGCTTATAGGAAGGCCAAAGCAGTCCTCGTACCCGCATGCCGGCGTCATTTTTGCCATTTATGCCGACCCTCGCGGGCAGAAGACTTTCGAGGAGGGTGTCCACGCGATAAGAAGCTTCCTCCTCAAAGAGGGCTTGGCTTCTGGCGATCAGGTGCACGTTTACGCAAGTAAAAAGCCGGCTGTATGTCCTTCATGCGGTTCTAGCGAGTGGTTTGCAGATCGGGGAAAAAACACTTGCCGTAGTTGCGGTTCTTCCTTTGTCAAACCAAAGATCATCTTTGACTGGGAAGATAGGGTACGAGAAGTCCAGGACCGCTTCCAGGAGAACCGCTTTCCGCTTCTGGTGGCGACAAAGGGCTATGGCATGGGGGTGGACAAGCGGAATATTCGCTATATCATCCACCACGCCATGTCCAGCGGTCTCGAGGGCTACTACCAAGAGGCAGGGCGCGCGGGGCGCGATGGAAGGCACGCGCATGTCGCTTTGATCCTGACACCGCCCACGCGGTCGTGCTTGGAACAACATGTTCTAGGCGGAGACGGGATACCCCCTTGCCTTCCGAACGGGCGTTTCCGGTCCTGCTCCTACGGCCTGACGCTTCCTTGTGACTATGCTCGTCAGGTTGAGTTCCTTCAGGGGAGCTATCCCGGGGTAGAGGAGTCCTTGCAAAGGGCCATGAATGTGGCCGAGAGGATTTACCACGCTTCGCAGGGTGGACCAGATGGGCAGCGCTTTGTGGAGGTGGAGGGTCATGAGGAAGAACTGACCAGCTTTGAATATGCCCTCGTGCGCCTCATGCAAATTGGCTTTTTAGAAGCTTACACCGTAGAGTACCTCTCACAGCGGCGCCTCCGTTTTTGGTTCCCCCCGCCTAAGATAAGCCGTCGGACTTTTGAGGAACGGCTTAGGGCTTTCCTGGCAGAAACGCGGCTGGGGGTAGAGGTGATGGAGAAAAGGTTGGAACCTCTTCGCCGCGCTTCTGCTGGCAATCCACTAGATCCTGTAGAGAAAGCCCTCCGCATCCTTTTGGAGAGGGTGTACGAGACGGTCTATCCCATGCGCATCCAGATGCTTCGGAACCTCATCGAGTACGCCCTGAGCACGGAGAGAAACCGGTGTCGCCGCTTGGTGCTTCGGAGCATCTTTGACGACCAGCTTCCACCAGACGATTACCGTTGTGGCTTCTGCGATGTCTGTGAGCCCTCTTTGGCTTTCCCGGTCCCTGGAGCGCTGGTTCCCCCAAGGGAAGCTGAACCCGAGGAGATCGTTCGGCGGCTCTCCTCTTTTTTCCAGAGCTGGTCGGAGGAGGAAGCCGATCTGCTTCTTTCCGCCGCGGGCGAGAGAGGCTTGAGTCAAGCGGTCATGCTCCGCTCCGAGTACTACCTGGAGCGCGAAGGAACGAGTTTAGGAGCCTTCTTCCTGGCGGGTGCCCTCAAGGGGCGCGAAGATCCCGCTCAAGGAGCTCTCTACCTGAAGCGGGGGACTTCTGAGGCCTTGAAGCAGGGCCTTTCTGTCGACGAGATCGGTCCTTTTCTCGCCGAACTTGGAAGGTTGGGACCGGAGCACCTGGGAAGCGTGCTTCTCGCCCACTCCCCTCTTGGGGGCTACCGGGAGCGAAAGCAGGTTTATGAGGAGGTAGGGAAGCGCCTGGGATATGACGATCCGGCTGCTCGGCTTACGGCGAGTCTAGCTTCTCTAGAGCTTCTTTCCGAGCTGACGGAGTGGGTGGAACGGGAAGGGGCTTCTTCCCAGCTGAGATCGATCAAGGAAAGGTTTGAAGCCAGCTTACAGGGGTAG
- a CDS encoding ParB/RepB/Spo0J family partition protein, with translation MFREAMGLAAKEEVSGAELKPLEALVPSPQPRKRFEGLEALAHSIREKGVLQPLLVRPLGDGRYAIVAGERRYRAARMAGLSEVPVRVVELSEKEARLFALVENLQREDLNPYEETVGVLALLSEDLGRSVEEVVGLLERMRKEKRGVAARNVAGSPEARRVEELFKALGRMSWESFVRHRLPLLSLPEDLRATLEEGAIPYTAALELKKVKDEALRKAFLEEVKAGLSLRELKARVREVLVARKPALEKAPAAWYGDVIDALKKTDFSALPTEKRARVEALLAELKELLG, from the coding sequence ATGTTCCGTGAGGCCATGGGCCTCGCCGCCAAGGAGGAGGTTTCTGGGGCGGAGTTGAAGCCCCTCGAGGCCCTCGTCCCTTCTCCCCAGCCCCGCAAGCGCTTTGAGGGACTCGAGGCCCTCGCCCACTCCATCCGGGAAAAGGGCGTGCTCCAGCCCCTCCTGGTGCGGCCCTTGGGGGACGGGAGGTACGCCATCGTGGCCGGGGAGAGGCGGTACCGGGCCGCCCGGATGGCGGGGCTTTCCGAGGTCCCGGTGCGGGTGGTGGAGCTCTCCGAAAAGGAGGCGAGGCTTTTCGCCCTGGTGGAGAACCTCCAGCGGGAGGACCTGAACCCCTACGAGGAGACCGTGGGGGTCCTCGCCCTGCTATCGGAAGACTTGGGGAGGTCCGTGGAGGAGGTGGTGGGGCTCCTCGAGCGGATGCGGAAGGAGAAGCGGGGGGTGGCAGCCCGCAACGTTGCGGGCAGCCCCGAGGCCCGGAGAGTGGAGGAGCTCTTCAAGGCCTTGGGCCGCATGTCCTGGGAGTCTTTCGTCCGCCACCGCCTCCCCCTCCTCTCCCTCCCCGAGGACCTGAGGGCAACTCTGGAGGAGGGGGCGATCCCTTACACCGCCGCCCTGGAGCTCAAGAAGGTGAAAGACGAGGCCTTGCGGAAGGCCTTCTTGGAGGAGGTGAAGGCGGGCCTCTCCTTGCGGGAACTGAAGGCCCGGGTGCGGGAGGTTCTGGTCGCGCGTAAGCCTGCCTTGGAGAAGGCTCCTGCGGCGTGGTATGGAGACGTCATCGACGCCTTGAAGAAGACGGATTTTAGTGCTCTCCCCACGGAAAAGCGGGCCAGGGTAGAAGCGCTCTTAGCGGAGCTCAAGGAACTGCTTGGTTAA
- a CDS encoding AAA family ATPase: MGQTKLIPLPEYARRTGVPLSTLRLYIREGRLRAVRLGRYWYIPVEDEGDRKGRGRVFTLFTHAGGAGKTSLARDLGFELASRGYRVLLVDADPQANLSAWLGVDLSEVEDRETLLAAVEGKGLPEPRRLEVGGVTLGLVPANMNLAMAEVVIPTKSLGMVLLRTALIESEALERYDFVLVDSPPSLGPIAGMAALAGEGLLVPVETSAKGVQALRAVVEVSKDYLRTLRALRFLSPEVVTFIRLLIPTKYDGRTAQDKKVRLLLEEAAAIAPLAPALSYRPGPYKEAIDRALPIHAVGDERLLGEVQALAEAFLSQAGVLAQEEVV; encoded by the coding sequence ATGGGGCAAACCAAGCTGATCCCCCTGCCCGAGTACGCCCGGCGTACCGGGGTTCCCCTCAGCACATTGCGCCTTTACATTCGCGAGGGGCGGCTTCGAGCCGTGCGGCTGGGGCGTTACTGGTACATCCCTGTGGAGGATGAAGGGGATAGGAAGGGTAGGGGCCGGGTCTTCACCCTCTTTACCCATGCCGGGGGGGCGGGAAAGACCTCCTTGGCCCGGGATCTAGGGTTTGAGCTGGCCTCGAGGGGGTACCGGGTTCTCCTGGTGGACGCTGACCCCCAGGCGAACCTCTCTGCTTGGCTGGGTGTGGACTTGTCCGAGGTGGAGGATCGGGAGACCCTCCTCGCTGCGGTGGAGGGGAAGGGACTGCCGGAGCCCCGTCGCCTGGAGGTGGGAGGCGTCACGCTGGGCCTTGTCCCCGCCAACATGAATCTGGCCATGGCCGAGGTGGTCATACCCACCAAGAGCCTCGGGATGGTCCTGCTTCGCACCGCGTTGATAGAAAGCGAGGCCTTGGAGCGCTACGACTTTGTCCTTGTCGACTCCCCTCCCTCCCTGGGCCCCATTGCGGGGATGGCCGCCCTTGCGGGGGAGGGGCTTTTGGTCCCGGTGGAGACCAGCGCTAAGGGGGTTCAGGCGCTTCGGGCCGTGGTGGAGGTGAGCAAGGACTACCTCCGCACCCTTCGGGCCCTACGCTTCCTCTCACCGGAGGTGGTTACCTTTATTCGCCTCTTGATTCCCACCAAGTACGACGGCCGGACGGCTCAGGACAAAAAGGTTCGCCTACTTTTGGAAGAGGCGGCCGCCATCGCCCCCCTGGCTCCGGCCCTTTCTTACCGCCCAGGTCCTTACAAGGAGGCCATAGACCGGGCCCTGCCCATCCATGCGGTGGGGGACGAGCGGCTTTTGGGAGAAGTCCAGGCCCTTGCAGAGGCCTTCTTGTCTCAGGCAGGCGTCTTGGCGCAGGAGGAGGTGGTTTAG